One part of the Arabidopsis thaliana chromosome 1 sequence genome encodes these proteins:
- a CDS encoding uncharacterized protein (unknown protein; FUNCTIONS IN: molecular_function unknown; INVOLVED IN: biological_process unknown; LOCATED IN: endomembrane system; BEST Arabidopsis thaliana protein match is: unknown protein (TAIR:AT1G34910.1); Has 9 Blast hits to 9 proteins in 2 species: Archae - 0; Bacteria - 0; Metazoa - 0; Fungi - 0; Plants - 9; Viruses - 0; Other Eukaryotes - 0 (source: NCBI BLink).), with protein sequence MDNDVAKNQLEFLMGGFKVLCQSEVQFSEMLTLMEETLKRVWITMTEAQFLGGEYSEKDKLACVSGFLGSQAKCWFHKEQSWIPFNSWSQVKDGLLLTFGNNRDKK encoded by the exons ATGGATAATGATGTTGCGAAGAATCAATTAGAGTTTCTCATGGGTGGATTCAAGGTACTATGCCAATCGGAGGTGCAATTTTCGGAGATGTTGACTTTGATGGAGGAAACCTTGAAGCGAGTG TGGATTACAATGACTGAAGCTCAATTTCTTGGTGGTGAGTATAGTGAGAAAGACAAGTTGGCGTGTGTTTCCGGTTTTCTCGGTAGCCAAGCAAAATGTTGGTTCCACAAGGAACAATCGTGGATTCCGTTCAATAGTTGGAGTCAGGTGAAGGATGGTTTATTGTTAACGTTTGGAAACAATCGGGACAAAAAGTGA